The following coding sequences are from one Arthrobacter sp. PvP023 window:
- a CDS encoding type II CAAX prenyl endopeptidase Rce1 family protein, which translates to MSSSIPVQPGAASVRTVVTTSQRRRLVEVTGFVAVWAVLGHLLRVDSETYLLMGVPLTVAFQLLIRRRPLRELWVRDAPAFTLDRRGLALAGALMVTPLHFGLQALLQGARWALVCWWLVAAAGAVYAAFALRSIPFKLMLRSAVVPSAVGTGALSLGLGGLHIITGSPLDGLAVAGTILKYLAIYLPVTFVLEEVTFRGALDAHAHEPGEPRGRQSALFISALWGLWHLPVSPSGLPIPLLILFVIVWHSLIGFFLSMAWRRTGNLAGAGLAHAAIDAVRNALMPGL; encoded by the coding sequence ATGAGCAGCAGTATTCCGGTTCAACCCGGAGCAGCGTCCGTCCGAACTGTTGTAACTACGTCGCAGAGGCGCCGCCTCGTGGAGGTGACCGGATTCGTTGCCGTATGGGCAGTCCTCGGACACCTCTTGCGGGTCGACTCCGAAACTTACCTGTTGATGGGTGTACCGCTCACGGTTGCATTCCAGCTCCTCATCCGCAGACGCCCGCTGCGCGAACTGTGGGTCAGGGATGCTCCCGCTTTCACGCTGGACCGCCGCGGCCTGGCTCTCGCCGGAGCGCTCATGGTCACCCCTCTGCACTTTGGACTGCAGGCACTCCTACAAGGGGCCCGGTGGGCCCTGGTGTGTTGGTGGCTGGTAGCCGCCGCAGGCGCCGTGTACGCAGCGTTCGCCCTGCGTTCCATTCCATTCAAGCTGATGCTGCGTTCCGCCGTGGTGCCCTCAGCGGTGGGTACAGGCGCCCTAAGCCTGGGTCTGGGTGGACTCCACATCATCACTGGCTCTCCGCTCGACGGGCTGGCAGTGGCCGGCACCATCCTCAAATACTTGGCGATCTACCTCCCGGTGACCTTCGTCCTCGAGGAAGTCACCTTCCGCGGTGCCCTGGACGCCCACGCCCACGAACCCGGCGAACCTCGCGGACGGCAGTCCGCACTGTTCATTTCCGCCCTGTGGGGGCTGTGGCACTTGCCCGTCTCCCCGAGCGGGTTACCCATTCCGCTCCTAATTCTCTTTGTGATCGTCTGGCATAGCCTGATTGGATTCTTCCTGTCAATGGCGTGGCGCCGTACCGGTAACCTGGCCGGCGCGGGCCTAGCTCACGCGGCCATCGACGCGGTCCGCAACGCTCTCATGCCGGGGCTGTAG
- a CDS encoding universal stress protein, protein MDSSFDPGPVCGDGPVVFGAPWACPAPLVRASALFARSVNAHLVCAFVDPAGYLAEWDPPRSRNAVSLDPAGNAEALFPAADVKASLVRCLGAPGYEWSFRVLGGAVAPALARLAASTGASLLIVGGPRPGLLAGFQRLMEGAVPDELLRIQDRPVLILPSG, encoded by the coding sequence ATGGATTCCTCATTCGACCCGGGGCCTGTGTGCGGTGACGGTCCAGTGGTGTTTGGTGCCCCGTGGGCCTGCCCGGCGCCATTGGTCAGGGCGTCGGCCCTCTTCGCCCGGTCGGTGAATGCTCATTTGGTTTGTGCGTTCGTGGATCCGGCGGGCTATCTGGCGGAATGGGATCCTCCCCGGTCCCGGAATGCTGTGTCGCTGGACCCGGCAGGCAATGCCGAGGCTCTGTTCCCGGCCGCGGACGTGAAGGCGAGCCTGGTGCGCTGCCTGGGTGCTCCCGGGTATGAGTGGTCCTTCCGGGTGCTGGGCGGGGCCGTCGCGCCGGCCCTGGCCCGTCTCGCGGCGAGCACGGGAGCGTCGCTGCTGATCGTCGGCGGTCCCCGGCCCGGTCTCCTCGCCGGGTTCCAGCGCCTGATGGAGGGCGCCGTTCCGGATGAGCTGCTCCGGATCCAGGACCGTCCTGTACTTATACTCCCGTCAGGGTAG
- a CDS encoding amino acid transporter, whose translation MTTMSRPPADPQAARPGAGDNFRRWLLFGLVDAKGVHQGPGAVGDSHLKKHPWWQVMCLTGVDYFSTLGYQPAIAALAAGVISPLATMVLVAVTLLGALPVYRRVAGESHRGEGSIAMLERLLPRWGGKLLVLVLLGFAATDFMITMTLSAADATAHAIQNPFVPGWMQGQNVPVTLFLLALLGAVFLRGFKEAIGVAVVLVGIYLGLNVVVVITTIFEAFTHPVAVGGWWQALTTSHGNPFMVVGIALLVFPKLALGLSGFETGVAVMPQIKGRPGDTEDRPVGRIEGTRRLLSTAAVIMSAFLITTSFTTVILIPEQEFQPGGQANGRALAFLAHEYLGPGFGTVYDMSTIAILWFAGASAMAGLLNLVPRYLPRYGMAPGWARAVRPLVLVFTAVGFLVTWLFDADVDAQGGAYATGVLVLMTSAAVAVTLSARRRQQRKRTLGFGVIAVVFIYTTVANIFERPEGIRIASFFIAGIIVISLLSRVRRSFELHATHVHLDRQALEFMSSNLSGPIALIAHEPLRLSPEAYRDKLTSAIEVSHIPVDYQALFLEVVVDDSSDFETALEVRGVTRHGYQILEVHGPVVPNTIASVLLHIRDVTGLMPHIYFRWTEGNPVTNLLKFLFLGEGEIAPVTREVLREAEPDVTKRPWVHVG comes from the coding sequence ATGACCACGATGAGCAGGCCGCCAGCGGATCCTCAGGCCGCACGGCCGGGAGCCGGGGACAACTTCAGGCGTTGGTTGCTGTTCGGCCTGGTGGACGCCAAGGGGGTCCACCAGGGGCCCGGCGCGGTTGGCGATTCGCACTTGAAGAAACATCCGTGGTGGCAGGTGATGTGCCTGACGGGTGTGGATTATTTCTCCACCCTGGGTTATCAGCCGGCCATCGCGGCCCTGGCGGCGGGCGTGATCTCACCGCTGGCGACCATGGTGCTGGTTGCGGTCACCCTGCTGGGTGCCCTGCCCGTGTACCGCCGGGTTGCCGGGGAGAGCCACCGGGGCGAGGGGTCCATCGCTATGCTGGAGAGGTTGCTGCCGCGCTGGGGCGGGAAACTGCTGGTTCTGGTGTTGTTGGGGTTCGCAGCGACTGACTTCATGATCACTATGACACTCTCGGCAGCCGATGCCACGGCCCATGCGATCCAAAACCCTTTCGTTCCGGGTTGGATGCAGGGACAAAATGTGCCGGTCACGCTGTTCCTGCTCGCACTGCTGGGCGCCGTCTTCCTGCGCGGCTTCAAGGAGGCCATCGGTGTGGCGGTCGTCCTGGTCGGCATCTACCTGGGACTGAATGTCGTGGTGGTGATCACCACCATCTTTGAAGCGTTTACTCACCCCGTTGCCGTGGGCGGCTGGTGGCAGGCACTGACCACCTCGCACGGGAATCCGTTCATGGTGGTCGGGATTGCGCTGCTGGTCTTCCCGAAGCTGGCGCTGGGCCTGTCCGGTTTCGAGACCGGGGTGGCCGTGATGCCGCAGATCAAGGGCCGGCCCGGGGATACCGAAGATAGGCCGGTCGGCCGGATCGAGGGGACCCGACGGCTCCTGTCCACCGCGGCCGTCATCATGAGTGCTTTCCTGATCACCACCAGCTTCACGACCGTGATCCTGATCCCGGAGCAGGAATTCCAGCCCGGAGGTCAGGCCAACGGCCGCGCCCTGGCTTTCCTGGCCCACGAATACCTTGGCCCGGGTTTCGGGACCGTGTATGACATGAGCACCATCGCGATTCTCTGGTTTGCGGGCGCTTCCGCGATGGCGGGCCTGCTGAATCTGGTCCCGCGGTATTTGCCGCGCTACGGTATGGCCCCCGGGTGGGCACGGGCTGTGCGGCCGCTGGTGCTCGTGTTCACTGCCGTCGGGTTCCTGGTCACCTGGCTGTTCGACGCCGATGTCGATGCCCAGGGCGGCGCATACGCCACCGGCGTGCTGGTGCTGATGACCTCCGCAGCGGTTGCCGTGACCCTGTCGGCAAGGCGCCGGCAACAGCGCAAACGCACCCTCGGGTTCGGTGTCATCGCCGTGGTGTTCATTTACACGACGGTGGCCAACATCTTTGAACGGCCCGAAGGTATCCGGATCGCCTCGTTCTTCATCGCCGGCATCATCGTGATCTCGCTGCTCTCCCGGGTCCGGCGGTCCTTTGAACTCCACGCCACCCACGTTCATCTGGACCGGCAGGCGTTGGAATTCATGTCCTCAAACCTTTCCGGCCCGATCGCGCTCATCGCCCACGAACCGCTCCGGCTGAGCCCGGAGGCCTACAGGGACAAGCTGACCTCTGCGATCGAAGTCAGCCACATTCCTGTTGATTACCAGGCGCTGTTCCTGGAAGTGGTAGTGGACGATTCCTCCGATTTTGAGACAGCACTGGAAGTGCGCGGCGTGACCCGGCACGGGTACCAGATTCTGGAGGTCCACGGACCGGTGGTACCGAACACGATCGCTTCGGTGCTGCTGCATATCAGGGACGTGACGGGCCTGATGCCGCACATCTACTTCCGCTGGACCGAGGGCAATCCGGTCACCAACCTGCTGAAGTTCCTGTTCCTGGGTGAAGGTGAAATCGCTCCGGTGACCCGCGAAGTGCTCCGCGAAGCCGAACCGGACGTCACCAAACGGCCTTGGGTCCACGTAGGCTGA
- a CDS encoding potassium-transporting ATPase subunit F, with protein sequence MSLDAIMWLVLLISGVALFGYLLAVLIHPEKW encoded by the coding sequence ATGAGCCTCGACGCGATCATGTGGCTGGTCCTGCTCATCTCTGGCGTGGCTTTGTTCGGTTACCTTCTCGCAGTGCTGATCCACCCGGAAAAGTGGTGA
- the kdpB gene encoding potassium-transporting ATPase subunit KdpB, translated as MTPSRTDTAAQTYADGNPLGTPGEHKHHTKAPAKLTLASVAAALPLAVRKLSPGQMIHSPVMFTVLIGAALCTVISFLKPDVFSTAVTAWLWLTVLFGTLSESIAEGRGKAQADSLRASRKGVMARLRQPDGTTKEVPGTELRLNDTVICEAGDVIPSDGEIIDGLASVDESTITGESAPVIRESGGDRSSVTGGTKVLSDRIVIRITAEPGQTFIDRMIKLVEGAVRQKTPNEIALHVLLVSLTIVFLAVTMSLAPFASLAGATPSPIVLVALLVCLIPTTIGALVPAIGIAGMDRLVQHNVLATSGRAVETAGDITTLLLDKTGTITYGNRRAVNFYPANHVERTDLIEAARVCSLADDTPEGRSIVDLAADKGMTGPDLAALEHSSGEFAVVPFSASTRMSGLDLDGLQIRKGAASTVGAFVAELGGHTPAEVENRVKEISAQGGTPLLVAKVGKDGVADILGTIHLADVVKPGMHARFAELRKMGIRTVMITGDNPITAKAIAAEAGVDDFLAEATPEDKLAVIKKEQAAGRLVAMTGDGTNDAPALAAADVGVAMNSGTPAAKDAANMVDLDSDPTKLINIVGIGKQLLITRGALTTFSVANDVAKYFAIVPALFTAAFPGLGLLNIMALATPASAILSAVIFNALIIIALVPLALRGVKYRAVSANQALGRNLLVYGLGGLVAPFIGIKLIDLTIALIPGIG; from the coding sequence ATGACCCCGTCACGGACGGACACTGCCGCCCAGACTTACGCCGACGGCAACCCCCTCGGCACCCCCGGCGAACACAAACACCACACCAAGGCACCTGCGAAACTGACGCTCGCCTCCGTCGCAGCGGCCCTGCCCCTCGCTGTCCGAAAGCTGTCGCCGGGCCAGATGATCCACTCCCCGGTGATGTTCACCGTGCTCATCGGGGCCGCCCTATGCACGGTCATCTCCTTCCTCAAACCGGACGTGTTCAGCACCGCCGTCACCGCCTGGCTGTGGCTCACCGTGCTGTTCGGGACCCTCTCGGAATCCATCGCCGAGGGCCGGGGCAAAGCCCAGGCCGACAGCCTCCGCGCAAGCCGGAAAGGCGTCATGGCCAGACTCCGTCAGCCCGACGGCACCACCAAAGAAGTTCCGGGCACGGAACTGCGGCTCAACGACACCGTCATCTGCGAGGCCGGAGACGTCATCCCCTCGGACGGCGAAATCATCGACGGCCTGGCCAGCGTCGACGAGTCCACCATCACCGGTGAATCAGCGCCCGTCATCCGTGAATCCGGGGGCGACAGGTCCTCCGTCACCGGCGGCACGAAAGTCCTCTCGGACCGGATAGTCATCCGCATCACCGCTGAACCGGGCCAGACCTTCATTGACCGGATGATCAAGCTGGTCGAGGGCGCAGTCCGGCAGAAAACCCCGAACGAGATCGCACTGCACGTGCTCCTGGTGTCCCTGACCATTGTGTTCCTGGCCGTCACCATGTCACTGGCGCCGTTCGCGTCCCTCGCCGGAGCCACACCGTCGCCGATCGTGCTGGTGGCGCTGCTGGTCTGCCTGATCCCCACCACCATCGGCGCGCTGGTGCCGGCGATCGGCATCGCCGGCATGGACCGGCTGGTCCAGCACAATGTGCTGGCCACCTCGGGCCGTGCCGTGGAAACCGCCGGGGACATCACCACGCTGCTGCTGGATAAGACCGGCACCATCACCTACGGCAACCGCCGCGCCGTCAACTTCTACCCCGCCAACCACGTGGAGCGCACCGATCTGATCGAGGCGGCCCGGGTCTGCAGCCTGGCCGACGACACCCCCGAGGGGCGCTCCATCGTGGACCTCGCCGCCGACAAAGGAATGACAGGTCCGGATCTGGCCGCCCTGGAACACAGTTCCGGCGAGTTTGCAGTGGTTCCGTTCAGTGCCAGCACCCGCATGAGCGGGCTGGATCTTGACGGGCTGCAGATCCGCAAAGGCGCCGCCTCCACGGTGGGGGCATTCGTCGCAGAGCTAGGCGGACACACCCCGGCCGAGGTAGAGAACCGGGTCAAAGAAATCTCGGCCCAGGGCGGAACACCGCTGCTGGTCGCCAAGGTCGGAAAGGACGGCGTCGCGGACATCCTGGGCACCATCCATCTCGCCGACGTCGTCAAACCCGGCATGCACGCCCGGTTCGCCGAGCTGCGCAAGATGGGCATCAGAACGGTGATGATCACCGGCGACAACCCCATCACTGCGAAGGCGATCGCGGCCGAGGCCGGCGTCGATGACTTCCTGGCCGAAGCCACCCCGGAGGACAAACTCGCAGTCATCAAGAAAGAGCAGGCCGCCGGCCGGCTCGTGGCCATGACCGGGGACGGCACCAATGACGCCCCCGCCCTGGCCGCAGCCGACGTCGGCGTCGCGATGAACTCCGGCACCCCGGCGGCGAAGGACGCCGCGAACATGGTGGACCTCGACTCCGACCCCACTAAGCTGATCAACATCGTCGGGATCGGCAAGCAACTGCTCATCACCCGCGGAGCGTTGACCACATTCTCGGTCGCGAACGACGTCGCCAAATACTTCGCCATCGTTCCAGCACTCTTCACCGCAGCTTTCCCCGGACTCGGGCTGTTGAACATCATGGCGCTGGCCACACCGGCCTCGGCCATCCTGTCGGCGGTGATCTTCAACGCGCTGATCATCATCGCCCTGGTGCCGCTCGCGCTCCGCGGGGTCAAGTACCGTGCCGTTTCGGCGAACCAGGCGCTTGGCCGGAACCTGCTGGTCTACGGGCTCGGCGGC
- a CDS encoding three-helix bundle dimerization domain-containing protein: MDDKEKHETIAKVTDRLSARYPETSRYYIAGLVAEEYDRLEASRIRTYIPTLVEHGAKNRLRHLATSPPTEN; this comes from the coding sequence ATGGACGATAAGGAAAAGCACGAAACCATCGCCAAAGTCACGGACCGCCTCTCCGCGCGATACCCCGAGACATCCCGGTACTACATCGCCGGCCTTGTAGCCGAAGAATACGACCGACTGGAGGCCAGCCGGATCCGGACCTACATACCTACGCTGGTGGAACACGGTGCCAAGAACCGGCTCCGCCACCTCGCTACCTCGCCACCAACGGAGAACTGA
- a CDS encoding CYTH and CHAD domain-containing protein produces the protein MASRDSTETERKYDTGHNARVPVFADISGVDQAGKPAETFLEAVYYDTAGLELAARGITLRRRTGGTDQGWHLKLPAGPDSRRELQAPLGQPDQVPAELLDHLAAFTRGRKLSAVARLSTRRSTYRLHGPAGEHLADFTDDRVYAVPLRNLGPESHWREWELELVHAAPELFTAAQPALEAAGAVPSAHAAKLARALGKAWPAARTTGSGPPRKKGPVRDVVTAYVGAQLNELLTHDAGVRQEVPDAVHQMRSAARRIRSVLRTYRTLFIKDAVVGLERDLQWLGRILGRPRDAEVMRERILANLHALPEAQASGPALGQIEHVLGTAYNTGYQRALATLNSARYYRILTALEHFRDHPPVKSKSKASKPARKASTRLVNNAARRLHRAHRASRKAAGSPGYDAALHQVRKDAKRLRHAAESVITIHGKRARRLEKTGHRIQTVLGDHQDTVVARELLHRLAAAPDIAPGTVAVYTALTKQEAETAAKTEAAYRKLRKKARGRRL, from the coding sequence ATGGCATCCCGGGACAGCACCGAAACGGAGCGTAAGTACGACACCGGCCACAACGCCCGGGTCCCGGTCTTCGCCGATATTTCCGGCGTCGACCAGGCCGGCAAACCCGCGGAGACATTCCTGGAGGCCGTCTACTATGACACCGCCGGACTCGAACTCGCAGCCCGGGGCATTACCCTGCGCCGCCGCACGGGCGGCACCGACCAGGGATGGCACCTGAAACTGCCGGCCGGACCGGACAGCCGCCGCGAACTCCAGGCACCCCTCGGCCAGCCCGACCAAGTCCCGGCCGAATTGCTCGATCACCTCGCCGCCTTCACCCGCGGCCGGAAGCTCTCGGCCGTGGCCCGCCTGTCCACCCGGCGCTCAACCTACCGGCTGCACGGGCCGGCCGGGGAACACCTCGCCGACTTCACCGATGACCGCGTCTACGCCGTCCCGTTACGCAATCTGGGACCGGAATCGCACTGGCGTGAATGGGAACTCGAACTCGTCCACGCCGCACCCGAGCTCTTCACGGCCGCGCAACCGGCGCTGGAAGCTGCCGGGGCCGTGCCCTCAGCCCACGCCGCGAAACTCGCCCGCGCCCTCGGCAAGGCCTGGCCCGCGGCCCGGACCACCGGCTCCGGCCCGCCACGGAAAAAGGGACCCGTCCGCGACGTCGTGACCGCGTATGTCGGCGCGCAGCTCAACGAACTCCTCACCCATGACGCCGGCGTCCGGCAGGAGGTGCCGGACGCCGTGCATCAGATGCGTTCGGCCGCCCGCAGGATCCGGTCCGTGCTGCGGACCTACCGGACCCTGTTCATAAAGGACGCCGTCGTCGGACTGGAGCGGGACCTGCAGTGGCTGGGCCGGATCCTGGGCCGCCCGCGCGACGCCGAAGTGATGCGGGAACGGATCCTCGCGAACCTGCACGCCCTGCCCGAAGCGCAGGCCTCCGGGCCCGCGCTCGGACAGATCGAGCACGTACTCGGCACCGCCTACAACACCGGCTACCAGCGCGCCCTCGCAACGCTCAACTCGGCCCGGTACTACCGGATCCTGACCGCTTTGGAACACTTCCGCGACCACCCGCCCGTGAAATCAAAATCCAAAGCCTCCAAACCCGCCCGGAAAGCCAGCACACGGCTGGTGAACAACGCTGCGCGCCGCTTGCACCGGGCCCACCGGGCCTCCCGTAAAGCTGCCGGAAGCCCCGGATACGACGCCGCGCTCCATCAGGTCCGCAAAGACGCCAAACGGCTCCGTCACGCCGCAGAATCCGTCATCACCATTCACGGGAAACGGGCCAGGCGGCTGGAAAAGACAGGGCACCGTATCCAAACCGTCCTCGGCGACCACCAGGACACCGTCGTCGCGCGCGAACTCCTGCACCGGCTCGCCGCAGCCCCTGACATTGCCCCGGGAACCGTAGCCGTCTACACGGCCCTGACCAAACAGGAAGCCGAAACGGCCGCTAAAACCGAGGCAGCCTATCGGAAGCTGCGCAAGAAGGCCCGTGGGCGCCGCCTCTAG
- a CDS encoding GNAT family protein: MLSGRSSYRKVTMTLRLPRALPTLPTATGRFVLTPFSTGDVQALAHILGNDEIWATGFGDGHHRPVTHDEMVCFINVRHEGLRIFAVHYTGLPGGPLFVGTTGITESHTPTQRVKIGRTIISPAFWGMNVNHEVKLALLDWVFSRGAGRVECDVDPRNHRSISSLKRFGFTVEGTRRRSSQRIDGSWRDIVVLSLLTEEWPTTRQKALLALDKPRVSLL, translated from the coding sequence ATGCTGTCCGGACGATCCTCATATCGAAAGGTCACAATGACGCTTCGCCTGCCCCGCGCTCTTCCGACGCTCCCTACGGCCACAGGGCGGTTTGTTCTTACACCGTTCAGTACAGGTGACGTCCAAGCGCTGGCACATATCCTTGGCAACGATGAAATCTGGGCCACGGGGTTCGGTGACGGACACCACCGTCCGGTCACACACGATGAGATGGTCTGCTTTATCAACGTCCGCCATGAAGGGCTGCGGATCTTTGCCGTGCATTACACCGGCCTGCCCGGCGGCCCGCTGTTCGTGGGGACCACCGGCATCACGGAGTCACACACGCCAACACAGCGGGTGAAGATCGGCCGGACCATCATCAGCCCGGCATTCTGGGGCATGAACGTCAATCACGAGGTGAAGCTCGCCCTGCTCGACTGGGTGTTCTCCCGCGGCGCAGGACGCGTTGAGTGCGATGTGGATCCGCGAAACCACAGGTCAATTTCGTCGCTCAAGCGGTTCGGTTTCACCGTCGAGGGCACCCGACGGCGCTCCTCCCAACGGATCGACGGATCCTGGCGGGACATCGTGGTTCTGTCGTTGCTTACAGAGGAATGGCCGACGACCCGACAAAAGGCGCTCCTGGCCTTGGACAAACCGCGTGTTTCCCTTCTCTAG
- a CDS encoding NAD(P)/FAD-dependent oxidoreductase, translating into MHGFLSRDGMPPARLLAMGRDEVQRYGSEVRSGIVDELVADGQSGFKVLLSDGQRVSSRSVLVATGLRDELPAVEGLHERWARDVLHCPYCHGFEVRDQQLGVLGSSADSVHYAQIVR; encoded by the coding sequence ATGCACGGCTTCCTATCCCGGGACGGGATGCCTCCGGCCCGGCTGCTGGCCATGGGCAGGGACGAAGTACAGCGTTACGGCAGCGAAGTCCGTAGCGGCATCGTTGATGAACTTGTAGCTGACGGCCAGTCCGGTTTCAAGGTCCTGCTCTCCGACGGCCAGAGGGTTTCGAGCCGCAGTGTGCTGGTGGCCACGGGGCTGCGCGACGAACTCCCCGCCGTCGAGGGGCTGCATGAGAGATGGGCGCGGGACGTGCTGCACTGCCCTTACTGTCATGGCTTCGAAGTCCGCGACCAGCAGCTCGGCGTGCTGGGAAGCTCTGCTGACTCGGTTCACTACGCCCAGATTGTGCGGTGA
- the kdpA gene encoding potassium-transporting ATPase subunit KdpA: MTFNTASFLTQIAVLLLALAAAHKPLGLYLARVFEDTTSTRPERLFYRLAGVDAGTEQTWPVYLRSVLAFSAVSILAVFGLQRLQGVLPGAGSLPGVDPWVAMNTAISFVTNTNWQTYVPETTVGIFVQMSLLAVQNFLSAAVGIVVAVALIRGIARTRTDRLGNFWVDLARTSFRVLLPLAAAAAVVLVIGGVVQNFWSTDVTNQATGISQTIPGGPVASQEAIKILGTNGGGYFNANSAHPLENPNVFISLFQVFLLLLIPSALPYAYGRMVGDRKQGYTVAAVMGALWLASVSLMGWAVATAQGTATAAAGGLGEGFEQRFGAATSAIFAASTTLTSTGAVNVAHDSLPPLAGGLAMVNMMLGEVAPGGTGSGLYGMLILSIIAVFIAGLMVGRTPEYLGKKIGPKEMKLAALYILVTPTLVLALAGITVLLPDIMANAPATGPHQFSEVLYAFTSGANNNGSAFGGITTSGPFLSVMMGLAMLLGRFLPIVLVLALAGSLARQAKVPASAGTVPTHGALFGSLLLGVTVILTALSYFPALALGPLAEGLLK; the protein is encoded by the coding sequence GTGACGTTTAACACCGCATCCTTCCTCACCCAGATCGCCGTCCTGCTCCTGGCCCTGGCGGCCGCCCATAAACCGCTGGGCCTCTATCTCGCCCGCGTTTTTGAGGACACGACGTCGACACGCCCGGAGCGGCTGTTCTACCGGCTCGCCGGAGTCGACGCCGGCACCGAACAGACCTGGCCCGTGTACCTCCGCAGCGTCCTGGCCTTCTCCGCCGTCTCCATTCTGGCCGTGTTCGGCCTCCAGCGGCTCCAAGGTGTTCTCCCGGGTGCCGGTTCACTGCCGGGGGTTGATCCGTGGGTGGCGATGAACACTGCCATATCCTTCGTTACGAACACCAACTGGCAGACCTACGTCCCCGAAACGACCGTCGGAATCTTCGTGCAGATGTCCCTGCTGGCAGTGCAGAACTTCCTATCCGCCGCCGTCGGCATCGTCGTGGCCGTCGCCCTGATCCGGGGCATCGCCCGCACCCGGACTGACAGGCTCGGCAACTTCTGGGTGGACCTGGCCCGGACAAGCTTCCGCGTCCTGCTCCCGCTGGCAGCAGCCGCCGCCGTCGTACTGGTGATCGGCGGGGTGGTCCAGAACTTCTGGTCCACCGACGTCACCAACCAGGCAACGGGCATCAGCCAGACGATCCCCGGCGGTCCGGTCGCCTCGCAGGAGGCGATCAAGATCCTGGGCACCAACGGCGGCGGGTACTTCAACGCCAACTCCGCGCACCCGTTGGAGAACCCCAATGTTTTCATCAGCCTGTTCCAGGTCTTCCTGCTCCTGCTGATCCCCTCCGCGCTGCCGTACGCGTACGGCCGGATGGTGGGGGACCGTAAGCAGGGCTACACGGTGGCCGCCGTGATGGGCGCCTTGTGGCTGGCTTCGGTTTCGTTGATGGGATGGGCCGTTGCCACAGCCCAGGGCACCGCCACCGCGGCCGCGGGCGGTCTGGGCGAAGGATTCGAGCAACGCTTCGGCGCAGCAACGAGCGCGATCTTCGCCGCGTCCACCACGCTCACCTCAACCGGCGCCGTCAACGTCGCCCACGACTCCCTGCCGCCGCTGGCCGGTGGCCTTGCGATGGTGAACATGATGCTTGGCGAGGTCGCCCCGGGTGGCACCGGGTCCGGGCTCTACGGCATGCTCATCCTGTCCATCATCGCAGTCTTCATCGCCGGACTCATGGTCGGGCGCACACCGGAGTACCTGGGCAAGAAGATCGGGCCGAAGGAAATGAAGCTCGCCGCCCTGTACATCCTCGTCACCCCGACCCTGGTTCTGGCCCTGGCCGGCATTACCGTCCTGCTGCCGGACATCATGGCCAACGCACCCGCTACCGGACCGCACCAGTTCAGCGAGGTGCTCTATGCCTTCACTTCCGGGGCAAATAACAACGGCTCCGCGTTCGGCGGCATCACCACCTCCGGGCCGTTCCTCTCGGTCATGATGGGCCTGGCCATGCTGCTGGGCCGGTTCCTGCCGATTGTGCTGGTTCTGGCCCTTGCCGGATCCCTCGCCCGGCAGGCCAAGGTTCCTGCCTCCGCCGGTACCGTCCCCACGCACGGCGCGCTGTTTGGTTCGCTGCTGCTGGGCGTGACAGTCATCCTGACCGCCCTCAGCTACTTCCCGGCCCTTGCCCTGGGCCCCCTCGCAGAAGGACTCTTGAAATGA
- a CDS encoding SRPBCC family protein — protein sequence MHILHAGTLINARSSTVWDIITDAGNYTVWDSGITAIDGEVRNGGTIRIRTTADNRRYRLHVEQVPGEFMTWTRGLPLGLFKSVRTFTISSQAAMTHLRVTEESCGPLAGLIGNTVQDADHSFADYVRAVKRRAELIG from the coding sequence ATGCACATCCTTCATGCCGGGACCCTGATCAACGCCCGCAGCTCGACCGTCTGGGACATCATCACCGACGCCGGGAACTACACCGTATGGGACTCCGGCATCACCGCGATCGACGGGGAGGTCCGCAACGGCGGCACCATCCGGATCCGCACTACCGCCGATAACCGCAGGTACCGCCTCCACGTCGAACAAGTCCCGGGCGAGTTCATGACCTGGACCCGCGGCCTGCCCCTGGGACTGTTCAAAAGCGTCCGGACCTTCACGATCTCGTCCCAGGCCGCGATGACACACCTGAGGGTCACAGAGGAGTCTTGCGGGCCCCTGGCGGGGCTCATAGGAAACACCGTCCAGGACGCGGACCACTCCTTCGCCGACTATGTCAGGGCCGTGAAGAGACGTGCCGAACTGATCGGCTGA